The Megalobrama amblycephala isolate DHTTF-2021 linkage group LG1, ASM1881202v1, whole genome shotgun sequence genome segment ACACTCCCATTGTGCGAGAATATCAGGAGGATATCAGGAGTCGAGTCAAAATTGAGCTCGCGCGTATGTAATGTGCGtgtccggtgtgcgaccccctttagAGGTGTTTTTGTTCTAATGGAGAAGGATATGACTGTCTGGTGGCACTGACAACACAGGATGGAAGAACCattagttgttttacctttttttataaACGGCGTTTGatttaccgtgtgtctcaaacagctccctagttcagtagtcacgGCACTGATCAgagaatcagccacattcacttccatgatatactgattcacgaccgattgagacgcagggttaataagtgaactaatcctttaataaagtAAAGTCAAGAATTGGatcatattttcaacattttaataaGATAGCATGACCATTTAACgttatcttaaaggattagttcacttttaaataaacttttgctgataatttactcacccccatgtcatccaagaagtccatgtccttctttcttcagtcgaaaagaaatgaaggtttttgatgaaaacattccaggattttctccttataatggacttcaatgggcaccagacggttcaaggtccaaatgacagtttcagtgcagcttcaaagggctttaaacgataccagatgatgaataagggtcttatctagctgaagaaagaaggacatggacatcttggatgacatgggggtgagcaaaagtttcagcaaaagtttatttaaaagtgaactaatcctttaaagagtACGAATTTCAAGACTCTTGAGTGTCGCACAAACACAACATTCAGAACATTCACTGTGCGCTGTGAATTCTGAACAGAATAATACGAGACAGcccaataataacaataaaatttcAACCAATAAAACAGAACTCAATCTTTAAATTAATGTATTCTCTGTAAGTCAATTTCctacaaaatattttgtacaaaacAAGACACCGGTTTAGTCAGAGCTCAAACTCGTAACATGGGAAGTGACCCCCATTTATCAATGAAAAAACCCCAGGCAATTCCAACCTCTCCAATCATTTCAGAATAagctgaaatattattttttaaaaaacataaaaaaaaaaaaaacctcaaattATCTCAGTGATAATTTAATTACAATAGTCTCTGACAGATTCatctgaaaacagaaaaaaaacatgtctaCTTGAGAAGCAATGTTTCTTTCATTTTACTACTAATATAGTTAAAATATGCAAACAAAcacatatttgtattttatgatGCAGTCTTAAAGTGTAATAGAGGGTTTAGTAAAACTACTGACAAACACTGGGGTCAGTAATGCTGGTGTGTCTAGAGCTCAAGTAAGATCTGCGCTAACACAAACAGTCCTTGAGCGCCCCCTCACGGTGTGAACTCAGGCTGAACAGCCAATTTGTGACCAGCTGATCACCACAAAGATGGATCAGAAAGGCCTCTGCAAGAAGGAGATGGGGGGAGAGCCCACGCTGCGTGGACTGTGCAGATGGGAGTCATAAGAGCCCGGAGTCATGCCCACTACTGAGTCTCCATGAGGTGTTTCTCCATGCAGAAAGTCATCTTCCTCCTCCATAGACCCCTGTGAGACAAGATCAGAAAGTGTTATCAGATGTTCTCTGAGATGAGTTAATGAAAAATCAATTTGACACCTTTTAGTTTTTTCACagtggcttaaaaaaaaaaaatctttggatgggatattgttatattataaatgatttatccatgcatggtaaaactcaactgtttaactctaggggagttggaaaataagcctattttttttaaaaaaagtggagtgttcctttaagtacCATCGTaacctttaattaaaataacttatcctccctcttgcagtgacatctgtttactggcatgagggcaggacaacctgtcactcacatgacatcacaacCATCTaaattcccaatggacaaaatcaagtcctgcccaacatattttcttgtttgagaagcatttcactcagatatatgtcacaatagggaagaaaaatcaatattttaagTATCCAAATCCTCTTTGTGACCACTGTGAATGCAGGTCAGGCTCACCTTTCTGACTTCCTTTTTGGGCACATCGATCACACAGTCGGATGGCTCCTCCCACACCTGGTAGATTGGCTCTATGAGTTTTCCAGAGCTGTTGTAAAAATTAataacgaaaaaaaaaacaccagtgAACTATTATTCCACTGCTGAGAATGATAGAAACTGACATGACTTCAATACCTTTTCAGAAGATATGGATCAAAAGGGAAGAAGGTATCCAGAGGGTTTGTGTTAGTGGATACGGAGTTGCCGCCCACTGAACTCCTCACCACTGGCAACAAGTGCCGGTTGTTCCGCTCGATGATGGTGTAACAGAACACGAGCTGGTACTTCCTGCCAACAGACGGGTGAAATTGCCCTCATTTGTCATGCTTTTATTTCATAAAGCTTTGTAACCTGATGAACGATCTCTCCAGTGCTGTACCTGGTGATGGCTGCAAACATGTTGGTGACAGCAGGTAGACAGACCCTCAGAGGGTTGAGCTGACACATCACTATACGCTCTAGATTCAAACCCTGAAGATACGCCAACCCTGCAGAATAATCAGAAAAGGTAAAATCTagttaaaaacacatttgtcaAGGTCTTAGATATGTATTCATGTTAGTTCTCATAAAAGAAAAACTATTTTTACAAAtagttttaatgaaaaaatataaactaaaatgaTCATGTGGTGCAACCATCAAATTAAAAAGTAATAGCATGCTTGTATTAAttctacattaatttaaaaaattttggGGGGGTTGCACAAAATTTTACAACCTGAACTGAcctaaaaaatatcaaattatcTGATATATTAAGAGACATATTGACCTTGACACAGTCATGAGGGTCCGCGGGGGTCCTCTTTATAACATTTCACTTTGTTTCTGCATGTTGATTGGACCACGACTTTGATTTGGCAGACAAATGTTTTTCAGATATTAAATACACAAAgcatttttgttcaaatattttaataatgaaaggACTTTGATCTTTGAGGGTGCTTTCATCACTTGATTCGATTGCCTGGTCCAAACCAGAGTTTGcttgctccccctccccctgcTGTATTATTTGGGTCTGAACCATGGTGCGTTTACATCATCAAAGCAGCAGCTGTTATGACCCCATAGCGTTGCTCACAttcatatatacatttttgaacctttggttttgttttcaaagcATAAGCACATAATGGCACTTGTGTCTATCTTCACCGAATGTACTGCAAATGTTCTAAAGAACACGGGAGGAGTCCATTTCTGCTGAAGTCAAGTCTCTCTGCTCGCAGAGCATCAGTCACGCTTGACAGGAAATTGAGTGagaacacaaaaacacagatttaagAAATCTAACTTCATCAATAGCAGTTCACTTCTGCAATTTAGTATGATTGTGTTCATATCAGCAGCGAACCGTACTGGAGTTCACGTGTATCGGACCCCAAACCATCCTTTTTATACTGACTCGGGTACGGTTCGCAAATGCACACCCGCATTTACATCATACAATCAAATCAAATTCTGACATCATTCGAACCTGGGTTTGCACCAAAAGTGCTAGTGTGAAAGCTAGTGTAAAAGCATCATGTTGTCAGGATAGTTTTTGACTTTATCATTTCGACTTTATGACCCCCAAAATATCTAAATGAATTTgagattcaaaataaaatacatgctCATCTTAAAAGTGGTCATTGTTTGCATGCATTTTTGAATAGATTAACAGATATGggcaaaaaaaattgtttaattgACCCAGAAACACAACATAAAACTAAAGAAACTtcttatatgtgaccctggaccacaaaaccagtcataagtcgcacgggtatatttgtagcaatagtcaaccgtacattgtatgggtcaaacttaacgatttttcttttatgacaAAAaccattaggatattaagtaaagatcatgttccatgaagatattttgtacatttcctaccgtaaatatatcaaaaatttattttatgcgttgctaaggacttaatttggacaactttaaaggcaattttctcaaaattttcatttttttgcaccctcagattccagattttcaaatagttgtatctcggccaaatattgtcctatcctaacaaaccatacatcaatggaaatcttatttattcagcttttcaGATGATGTATGACCCTtattttgtggtccagggtcacatatcaAATGATTTTCATGTTTAAACATGTAAATTCCACATGTACTGACCTTTCTTCAGATTGCCCTCAAGAATGACACTATGCCTGAAGATCAGTGTGTAAAACACAGCCTGACAGGCTGCATAAAAGGGGCCGTGTAGACTGACATCACAGAATGCTTTGGATCCCGTGTCCTGACTGTCAATGTAAAGGTGCAGCCAGGGAACTAACAGGTCCAGACAGGCCTTGACTGTCCTGTAAAAGAGAAAACTCTACAGCACCAGTTTTGACATGTAGGTTTCAAACTATGTTTCGACAAATAAAGGTGTCCAATCAAACCCTTTTTCTTTTCCAGATACCAACAAAGAGGcattaatgtttaattaattaccTAATCGAGGTAACAAACCACTGCCAAGAAAGATGATTAAATATTGAACTCCAATGAATTAGATAAGACAAACTGCATGATAAGGTCACATACGATACTGGCAAAAACTTGGCTCTTGCCATGAAGCTGCCCATGTACCCAGCAGCGGCCTGTCTCAGGATGGGGGGCTGGTTGGGGCCTTGTAATAGCTTCCATAAATGATCCAAAAAAGCTTCAGCCAAACCCTggggaaaaataaataagtttttgATGActatgtatgtttatttttctttggtttgtttgtttgtttgtttgtgaaagAGAAGTGGGATCTCACCAGACGGAAGCTGCACAGGTAGAACATGTAGTACTGCACGTGACAGGAAGCATGAGTGGGAAGCACCACCTTATCAAACACAGACACCAGGTCTCTGTACAGAGCTTTGGTTTTCTCAATATCTACAGAGCCTAATGAGAttgaaacaacaaaaaaataaatatatacgaGTAGGAAATATTAACAATATATgaatgcatttattaataatgcatGACATTAATTTAATATGATTAACGCTGGTGCATTTTGATGCACCAGATATATATTCTGCAATGTCATCCACACAAATTGGCTCACACAATCATTACACATCGATTGCCATTCAAAAGGTTTGGGGCCggagattttttaatgtttttgaaagaagtctcttctgctcaacaatttatttaactaaaataactgtgttttattttaatatgtattaaactgtaatttattcctatgatggcaaagctgaattttcagcatcattactccagtcttcaatgtcacatgatccttgagAAATCATTCTAGTATGATGacttgatgctcaagaaacatttttattatcatcaagtttgaaaatgattaatatttgcttaatatttttgtggaaattgtgatacccttttttttttattctttgatgaatagaaagttaatttatttgaagcaaaaatcttgtcacattataaatgcctttactgtcacttttgatcaattttatgtGACATCGCTGAataaaaaattcattttatgcaaaaaaCAAATTGTACTCACCCCAAACCTTTTGAAaggttgtatttttgtttttgttttctttcctaAATAAGGACTGAATGTGCTAACTGAATTGCAATTAAACATTCTTCTTGACCAACAGCTCTTAAAAaattgagttaaaaaaaaattgtaatgtcCTGACCTTTAACATGGCACACGTCTTTAATGAAAGCCAGCAGGACACTCATCATTGTGTCCAGTTTCTCGGCCACAGGATGGACCATTACAGCTCTATCGGGTCTTGAATTCATTGGAGAGTCCTCTTCCTCATCCTGAAACAACCATATAAGAAGAGTAAGATCTATgactattaaaacattaaaagaaagaCTAGGATATGAATGAGTTAGCCTTGTTTCTCATACAAACTGCTGGTTTGCTATCAAAAATAAGTTGTATAGTCCagaggtcttcaaccctgctcctggagaccCATTGCCCCACAAAGTTTACATCCAACCCtgatcctgaagagcttgattagctagTTCAGGTTTGTTTGATAGGAGCAGGGTtaaaaggggacatatcatgaaaatctgactttttaaactgtgtttaagtGGTATAAATCaggtccccggtgcatctagaaacccagaaaatgtaaaaaaggaaaaactggAAACTTATTTTAGTAAGTCTTTCTCTTCAAGCGTGTGAGAAATGAGCCGCTCAGATTTTGCTCCCCTTGTGatgtaggaaggggatcttattataatattaccgccccttAATCTACATGTTTCAACCCATGGCGctgtcattttgttttctcAAGCAAAAACGGTGTACCAGTTCTAAGGCCATGGCAAAAGtttgagcaaagcatgctaactcTTCTGTCATTGGCTGGACAGATGAGAACAACACTATTTAGTCTTGTTTGCTTGGATAGCCTGCATGTTGACCCTGGCAAGCTCGATGTTAAAAAAAGGAGTTTCTGTTGagcgatattttggaaaaaatattagaccattcacagcattttatagcaatcataaacgttagtctggtgtgtatggctctgtttAGCAAACTGGTACGCTATGTATAGTAGGCGTCCATTTGGGTTTTGCataaaagattaacatgacggcacatgctagttgatgagttgaatcaactccacagcaactgcataaatttatccactaaccattcagaaacgtccagatgcattctaaaagatGTAACTTTTCCTgaatctctccatcagtgtccgactccagtttgaataatgtaaggctgaacaccctTACTGACAactgtcattttggctgcgtgagattctccagctttgttgttgagcaaccggagcatgagctgttaaagctccgccatCTTCTGGAAAAtgtgcagcagctcatttgcatttaaagggacacacacaaaaatggtgtgtttctgctcacacccaaaaaggggcaaatttgacaagctataataaatgatctgtggggtattttttagctgaaacttcacagacacattctggagacaccagagacttatattacatcttgtgaaaaggggcataacaggtcccctttaaagtcgTCATGAATTGACCCCATTTACTTTgctagtgcatattactagtcttgtggaagttaatacagagaaaaaaaattgtttgtcatggtaatttttaatcaaaatcttAAAAGTTACTTCCAGTCTGGAATGGTGTTCCTTCTCcgatgacgtcagtttgacggcttgggttgaaaacgctaAAACCACTCCCCTCTAActgttagtctgctatgagcgagagatggagaggaggatcgctaaagtaaaaccctgccctctattcaatataacgtttcacttggaaatacgtcaca includes the following:
- the rrn3 gene encoding RNA polymerase I-specific transcription initiation factor RRN3 encodes the protein MMEFEGRDFLNSPPMKTVRFGGNVANTLAKLQQGDSSDYELIKHQLTDPDIKDAQIISWLQEFRVCVTQLGKDHEQLIYVLLKLPWLGRNQAVVEEYLAFLSNLVSAQTVHLRACLRMVVSNFAPKRIRIQEGNVDFSDSDDEDENLPRIFDHCHQALQLITRYVPSTSRFLLPILSEKFPFVQKSSRTLECYVHNLLRVSVYIPDLRRDILELVISKMLTLDVSAPRSEIEEVESEAQQDVSGASQDDCLFNMDEEEDSPMNSRPDRAVMVHPVAEKLDTMMSVLLAFIKDVCHVKGSVDIEKTKALYRDLVSVFDKVVLPTHASCHVQYYMFYLCSFRLGLAEAFLDHLWKLLQGPNQPPILRQAAAGYMGSFMARAKFLPVSTVKACLDLLVPWLHLYIDSQDTGSKAFCDVSLHGPFYAACQAVFYTLIFRHSVILEGNLKKGLAYLQGLNLERIVMCQLNPLRVCLPAVTNMFAAITRKYQLVFCYTIIERNNRHLLPVVRSSVGGNSVSTNTNPLDTFFPFDPYLLKSSGKLIEPIYQVWEEPSDCVIDVPKKEVRKGSMEEEDDFLHGETPHGDSVVGMTPGSYDSHLHSPRSVGSPPISFLQRPF